Proteins encoded within one genomic window of Leptolyngbya sp. FACHB-261:
- the proC gene encoding pyrroline-5-carboxylate reductase: protein MAQPVQLGIIGGGVMGEAILSRLLSLGLYEPEQVIVSDPSPERQTLLSSQYKVLVTEDNRKAATGTVLLAVKPQGFAKVAAGLTGTPISLLLSILAGTTLTQLESAFPNLPVIRAMPNTPAQVGAGVTALAAGQWVSAGHLSIARQVFGSVGEVLEVPEPLMNAVTGLSGSGPGYVALIVEALTDGGVAAGLPRATAAQLALQTLLGSAELLKKTGMHPAELKDRVTSPGGTTIAGIASLEQAGLRSALIEAVLSATKRAQELGAK, encoded by the coding sequence GTGGCACAGCCTGTACAACTGGGTATTATTGGCGGTGGCGTGATGGGAGAAGCAATCCTGTCGCGCCTGCTGTCTTTGGGGCTTTACGAACCTGAACAGGTAATCGTCAGTGACCCCAGCCCCGAGCGACAAACGTTGCTCTCTAGCCAGTACAAAGTTCTAGTGACAGAGGACAATCGCAAAGCTGCTACAGGCACGGTGCTGTTAGCAGTTAAACCTCAGGGTTTTGCCAAAGTTGCAGCAGGTTTGACAGGGACTCCAATTTCACTGTTGTTATCAATTCTGGCAGGCACAACTCTGACCCAACTTGAGTCTGCCTTCCCCAATCTCCCTGTGATTCGGGCTATGCCCAATACGCCTGCCCAAGTTGGGGCAGGCGTGACTGCCCTTGCGGCTGGTCAATGGGTAAGTGCTGGGCACCTGAGCATTGCGCGTCAGGTTTTCGGCTCAGTCGGAGAAGTCCTAGAAGTGCCAGAACCGCTGATGAACGCTGTTACTGGCTTGTCTGGTTCTGGACCAGGTTACGTTGCCCTTATTGTTGAAGCCCTGACTGATGGGGGAGTGGCAGCAGGTTTACCCCGGGCAACAGCAGCTCAACTGGCGTTACAAACACTGCTAGGCAGCGCCGAGCTGCTGAAGAAAACTGGCATGCATCCAGCAGAGCTCAAAGACCGAGTGACCAGTCCTGGTGGGACGACCATCGCTGGCATTGCCAGTCTGGAGCAAGCTGGCTTACGCTCTGCTCTGATTGAGGCTGTGCTCAGCGCGACGAAGCGGGCTCAGGAATTGGGAGCAAAATAA